From one Streptomyces sp. NBC_00539 genomic stretch:
- a CDS encoding IS701 family transposase — protein sequence MRAIRPAEEAEALPRDPAAEARALRASVLGSLRRRDQRHKGELYVDGLLTAPGRKTMRNLAASTDERAAEQSLHHFISCSTWDWSPLRARLACALDRLLAPRAWVVRPLVIPKTGRHSVGVGRRFVPQLGQVVNSQHGYGLWLASGAAAVPVNWRLSLSGDWLDDAERRQRAAIPDSVDEGAARAPAVDMVLETAAWGASAVPVVADAREEALPAQVEAFSGAGLSFLLRIGGGTGLLAPNLSAGRSRVAAGSATLLAELARSQRRPVEWFDPAGPGLPRTSMVALLPVRLPGGPGTSAPLTLVGVWSPDSREVSELWLTNMTGAGRGTLLGLGRLIGRADADFRRTGLAVGALDFEGRSYHGWHRHATLVSLAHAERMLASGAHRGAAAVTAVPMVTGGRRARGRGRFGPVAVAGRAEVPVPGRGVASPGRAAG from the coding sequence ATGAGGGCCATCCGCCCGGCGGAGGAAGCCGAAGCCCTGCCGCGTGATCCTGCCGCCGAGGCCCGGGCGCTGCGCGCGTCCGTACTGGGTTCGCTGCGCCGCCGGGACCAGCGGCACAAGGGCGAGCTGTACGTGGACGGGCTGCTGACCGCGCCCGGCCGCAAGACGATGCGCAACCTGGCCGCGAGCACCGACGAGCGGGCCGCGGAGCAGAGCCTGCACCACTTCATCAGCTGCTCGACCTGGGACTGGTCGCCGCTGCGCGCCCGCCTGGCCTGCGCCCTGGACCGGCTGCTGGCGCCCCGGGCATGGGTGGTGCGGCCGCTGGTGATCCCGAAGACGGGCCGGCATTCGGTGGGCGTGGGCCGCAGGTTCGTGCCGCAGCTGGGGCAGGTCGTCAACAGCCAGCACGGGTACGGGCTGTGGCTGGCCTCGGGCGCGGCGGCGGTGCCGGTGAACTGGCGGCTGTCGCTGAGCGGCGACTGGCTCGACGACGCGGAGAGGCGTCAGCGGGCGGCGATACCCGACTCCGTGGACGAGGGTGCGGCGCGGGCGCCGGCCGTGGACATGGTCCTGGAGACGGCCGCGTGGGGTGCGTCGGCGGTGCCCGTGGTGGCCGACGCCCGGGAGGAGGCGCTGCCCGCGCAGGTGGAGGCCTTCTCGGGGGCCGGGCTGTCCTTCCTGCTGCGGATCGGCGGCGGTACGGGACTGCTCGCCCCGAACCTGTCGGCGGGACGGAGCCGGGTCGCGGCCGGGTCGGCGACCCTGCTCGCGGAGCTGGCCCGCTCCCAGCGGCGGCCCGTGGAGTGGTTCGACCCGGCCGGCCCCGGGCTGCCGCGGACGTCGATGGTGGCGCTGCTCCCGGTGCGGCTGCCGGGCGGGCCGGGGACGTCGGCGCCGCTCACGCTCGTCGGGGTGTGGTCGCCGGACAGCCGCGAGGTGTCGGAGCTGTGGCTGACGAACATGACGGGGGCGGGCCGCGGGACGCTGCTGGGGCTGGGCAGGCTGATCGGGCGCGCCGACGCCGACTTCCGCCGCACCGGGCTGGCCGTGGGCGCGCTGGACTTCGAGGGACGCTCGTACCACGGCTGGCACCGGCACGCCACGCTCGTGTCGCTGGCCCACGCCGAGCGGATGCTGGCCTCGGGCGCCCACCGGGGCGCCGCCGCGGTGACCGCGGTCCCTATGGTGACGGGGGGCCGGCGGGCTCGGGGTCGAGGGAGGTTCGGGCCCGTCGCAGTCGCAGGGCGAGCTGAAGTTCCAGTGCCCGGTCGGGGTGTTGCCAGTCCCGGCCGAGCAGCTGGGTGA
- a CDS encoding class I SAM-dependent methyltransferase — protein sequence MTTTDLRPDQGYTGGIARLYDLVHQGKGKDYAREAADLAALVTAKVPGARSLLDVACGTGLHLEHLSAAFDTVEGLELSPDMREIAQRRNPAATVHGGDMRDFALDRTYSAVTCMFSSIGHMRDEDELDAALARFAAHLDPAGGVVVVEPWWFPQTFTPGFVGASIVEAEGKTISRVSHSRLEGDATHIDVHYLVAEPGRDITHLSESHLITLFERTAYERAFERAGLAVEFQEGGPSGRGLFVGLRT from the coding sequence GTGACCACCACCGACCTGCGCCCGGACCAGGGCTACACGGGCGGCATCGCCCGTCTCTACGACCTCGTCCACCAGGGCAAGGGCAAGGACTACGCCCGCGAGGCCGCCGACCTCGCGGCCCTGGTCACCGCCAAGGTGCCCGGCGCCCGCAGCCTCCTCGACGTGGCCTGCGGCACCGGCCTCCACCTGGAGCACCTGAGCGCCGCCTTCGACACCGTCGAAGGCCTGGAACTCTCGCCCGACATGCGGGAGATCGCACAGCGCCGCAACCCGGCCGCGACCGTCCACGGCGGCGACATGCGCGACTTCGCGCTGGACCGCACGTACTCCGCCGTCACCTGCATGTTCAGCTCCATCGGCCACATGCGCGACGAGGACGAACTCGACGCGGCGCTCGCCCGCTTCGCCGCGCACCTCGACCCCGCCGGCGGGGTCGTCGTGGTCGAACCGTGGTGGTTCCCGCAGACCTTCACCCCCGGATTCGTGGGCGCGTCCATCGTCGAGGCGGAGGGCAAGACCATCTCCCGGGTCTCGCACTCCCGGCTGGAGGGCGACGCCACGCACATCGACGTCCACTACCTCGTCGCCGAGCCGGGCCGGGACATCACGCACCTGTCCGAAAGCCACCTGATCACCCTCTTCGAGCGCACCGCCTACGAGCGGGCCTTCGAGCGGGCCGGTCTGGCCGTGGAGTTCCAGGAGGGCGGCCCGTCCGGCCGGGGCCTCTTCGTCGGCCTGCGCACCTGA
- a CDS encoding activator-dependent family glycosyltransferase — translation MRVLITCFAHNTHYYNLVPLAWALRAAGHEVRVASQPALTEVINGSGLTAVPVGDLDSIVELMTRIGGDPTPYQQGLDFAQTRRGPLGWEHALGRQTMMTAMSFAPLNGDTTIDDLVAFARAWRPDLVLWEPFTYAGPIAAHVVGAAHARLLWGPDVILSARRQFLELLALQPGERREDPMAEWLTWTLERHGVTPDAAAIEEVIGGHATIDPAPASLRVPVPGEVLPMRFVPYNGPSVVPDWLHAPPARRRVCITLGVSARETYGRDAVPFEELLHALGDVDAEIVATLDASQLRDREGLPANIRAVDFVPMDVLLPTCDAIVHHGGAGTGYTATLHGVPQIIVGSLWDAPLKAELHAEQGAGIDLPPEKLDAASLREAVVRALTDPSLAEGARRLREETLAAPSPAVLVPALERLAARHGHTPHPSQGDPK, via the coding sequence ATGCGCGTCCTGATCACGTGCTTCGCGCACAACACCCACTACTACAACCTGGTGCCGCTCGCCTGGGCGCTGCGCGCCGCGGGCCACGAGGTCCGGGTCGCCAGCCAGCCCGCGCTCACCGAGGTGATCAACGGCTCCGGGCTGACCGCCGTACCCGTCGGCGATCTGGACTCCATCGTCGAGCTGATGACCCGGATCGGCGGCGACCCCACCCCCTACCAGCAGGGTCTGGACTTCGCGCAGACCCGCCGCGGCCCGCTCGGCTGGGAACACGCCCTTGGGCGGCAGACCATGATGACGGCCATGTCGTTCGCGCCGCTCAACGGCGACACGACCATCGACGACCTGGTGGCCTTCGCCCGCGCCTGGCGGCCCGACCTGGTGCTGTGGGAGCCGTTCACCTACGCCGGACCCATCGCCGCGCACGTCGTCGGCGCCGCCCACGCCCGGCTCCTGTGGGGCCCCGACGTCATCCTCTCCGCCCGGCGCCAGTTCCTCGAACTGCTCGCCCTCCAGCCCGGGGAACGGCGCGAGGACCCGATGGCCGAATGGCTGACCTGGACCCTGGAGCGGCACGGAGTCACCCCCGACGCCGCCGCGATCGAGGAGGTCATCGGCGGCCACGCGACCATCGACCCGGCCCCCGCGAGCCTGCGCGTGCCGGTACCGGGCGAAGTGCTGCCGATGCGTTTCGTCCCGTACAACGGCCCCTCCGTGGTCCCCGACTGGCTGCACGCGCCGCCCGCCCGGCGCCGCGTGTGCATCACCCTCGGCGTCTCCGCGCGCGAGACGTACGGCCGCGACGCCGTCCCGTTCGAGGAACTGCTGCACGCGCTGGGCGACGTGGACGCCGAGATCGTCGCCACCCTCGACGCGAGCCAGCTGCGGGACCGCGAGGGCCTGCCCGCCAACATCCGGGCCGTCGACTTCGTGCCCATGGACGTGCTCCTGCCGACCTGCGACGCGATCGTCCACCACGGCGGCGCGGGCACCGGCTACACCGCGACCCTGCACGGCGTGCCGCAGATCATCGTCGGCTCGCTGTGGGACGCCCCGCTCAAGGCCGAACTCCACGCCGAGCAGGGCGCCGGCATCGACCTGCCGCCCGAGAAGCTGGACGCGGCCTCGCTGCGGGAGGCGGTCGTACGCGCCCTCACCGACCCCTCGCTCGCCGAGGGAGCCCGCCGCCTGCGCGAGGAGACGCTCGCCGCCCCGTCCCCCGCAGTCCTCGTCCCCGCCCTGGAACGCCTGGCGGCGCGCCACGGCCACACCCCCCACCCCAGCCAAGGAGACCCGAAGTGA
- a CDS encoding cytochrome P450 family protein, with amino-acid sequence MTSRTPAPPAPQVAAASARDTARRARGAQLTRAAQWFAGIAGDPYGLVLRAGTDGPEAFEERVRALGPLYHSELLDTWVTADHAVARQVLEGPAFDGAPADGDDPAGDLLPYRSTALALDRAAAARLAALTAFGGPLLHVPDEACAEEQAAAHARTLLAGLGPRFDLAEDFARPLMGPVLAGQLGLPDHAHAEFARLLPGCRHALDGLLCPQTHATARAAEAAEQAMGALLARAFDGAGTDAVRARLVVAVSAAEATAVLIVNAVRALLGEPGAWQRLAAGPAAARAAVARTLRDAPPVRLETRVARTGVTLAGTPLPAGARVTVLVAAADRDPRAPEDAGPLGLPGDLHFGLSAHLVAANARAALRVLAETLPDLRTAGEPVTRPRSPVLRAPARFPVATAG; translated from the coding sequence ATGACCTCAAGAACTCCGGCCCCGCCCGCCCCGCAGGTGGCCGCCGCATCCGCCCGGGACACCGCCCGCCGGGCCCGCGGCGCCCAACTCACCCGGGCCGCACAGTGGTTCGCCGGGATCGCGGGAGACCCGTACGGGCTGGTCCTGCGCGCCGGGACCGACGGTCCGGAGGCCTTCGAAGAGCGGGTCCGGGCCCTCGGCCCGCTGTACCACAGCGAGCTGCTCGACACCTGGGTGACGGCCGACCACGCCGTCGCCCGGCAGGTCCTGGAGGGTCCCGCCTTCGACGGGGCCCCGGCCGACGGCGACGACCCGGCCGGCGACCTGCTCCCGTACCGCAGCACCGCCTTGGCCCTCGACCGGGCGGCCGCCGCCCGGCTGGCCGCGCTCACCGCCTTCGGCGGCCCGCTGCTGCACGTCCCGGACGAGGCGTGCGCCGAGGAGCAGGCCGCGGCGCACGCCCGTACGCTCCTGGCCGGGCTCGGCCCGCGCTTCGACCTCGCCGAGGACTTCGCCCGCCCCCTCATGGGCCCCGTGCTCGCCGGACAGCTCGGCCTGCCCGACCACGCGCACGCGGAGTTCGCCCGCCTCCTGCCCGGCTGCCGCCACGCCCTGGACGGCCTGCTCTGCCCCCAGACCCACGCCACCGCGCGGGCCGCCGAAGCCGCCGAGCAGGCGATGGGCGCCCTGCTCGCGCGCGCCTTCGACGGGGCCGGCACCGATGCGGTGCGGGCCCGTCTGGTGGTGGCCGTCAGCGCCGCCGAGGCCACCGCGGTCCTCATCGTCAACGCCGTCCGCGCACTGCTCGGGGAGCCGGGCGCCTGGCAGCGGCTCGCGGCCGGTCCCGCAGCGGCCCGGGCGGCCGTCGCACGCACGCTGCGCGACGCGCCGCCCGTACGGCTGGAGACCCGCGTGGCCCGCACCGGCGTCACCCTCGCCGGCACCCCGCTCCCGGCCGGGGCGCGGGTGACCGTCCTCGTCGCCGCCGCGGACCGCGACCCGCGGGCACCCGAGGACGCCGGGCCCCTCGGCCTGCCCGGCGACCTGCACTTCGGGCTGTCCGCCCACCTCGTCGCGGCGAACGCCCGCGCCGCGCTGCGCGTCCTCGCCGAGACCCTGCCGGACCTGCGCACCGCCGGAGAGCCGGTGACCCGCCCGCGCTCACCGGTGCTGCGGGCCCCCGCCCGCTTCCCGGTCGCCACGGCCGGCTGA
- a CDS encoding type I polyketide synthase — translation MANEDKLREYLKRTTTELHRTSERLKELQARAHEPLAIVGMACRFPGGVDTPEALWELVSSGTDAVGPFPGDRGWDVDGLYDPDPDAAGRTYCREGGFLNAAGAFDPAFFGISPREAVAMDPQQRLLLETSWEALERAGIDPRSLHGSRTGVFVGAWDGGYTAHVHEPSAQLEGDLLTGSVVSFTSGRIAYTLGLEGPAVTVDTACSSSLVALHQAAQSLRRGECDLALAGGVTVMSTPAVFVQFSRQRGVSADGRCKAFADAADGFGPGEGAGIVLVERLSDAVRKGHQVLAVLRGSAVNQDGASNGLTAPSSAAQQRVIRQALADAQVTAADIDAVEAHGTGTKLGDPIEVHALMDTYGSAHGPERPLWLGSLKSNIGHTQAAAGVAGVIKMVMALRHGTLPRTLHIDAPSSQILWDSGSVSLLTEERAWPEVGRPRRAGVSSFGVSGTNAHVILEQAPAAEPVAETAVRELPVVPRVVTARSKAALRARQDGLTALPDRDPALRPLDIGYTLASARAVFEHREVTVGPTVVEGVAGSTGRRVLVFPGQGTQWVGMGAGLLESSPVFAARLRECAEALAPFVDFDVVEVVREGRSLDRVDVVQPVTWAVMVSLAALWRSLGVVPDAVVGHSQGEIAAAAVSGALSLEDAARVVALRAAVIGRELAGLGGMASIPLPLVEVEARLAGWAGRLGIAAVNGPSSTVVAGDADAIVEFVAAAQAEDIRARQVPVDYASHSAHVERIEAELLEVLGPVRPQRPEVPFYSTVTGGLLSEPVLDAGYWYRNLRNPVRFEETIRSLVAKGFGTFIESSAHPVLTMGIQETADVVAGGSLRRDEGGLERFLVSVAELFVRGVEVDWAAVFEGTGARRVDLPTYPFQRAHYWLEPSAPAHAPASSAADGVDAWRYRATWKGLAGGSASRLDGRWLLVVPHGLDAELVEAAEAALARHGARAERLAVDPATATRTALAAQLTALTTHGDDAPTGILSLLGADERAHPAHADLPLAAVGTTLLAQAAADAGTAVRLWAVTRGAVAVAPGELPRSAGAQVWGLGRGIALEQPRLWGGLVDLPEDPGPRDWDRLVAALARTDAEDQMAVRPSGTYGRRLVSAGTAPARRAYAPRGTVLVTGGTGALGAHVARWLAGAGAAHLVLTGRRGPDAPGAGELAAELRALGAEVTLAACDVSDRTALDALLEAHPPTAVFHTAGVPHSAAFLDTGAESFAEVYAGKVAGARHLDELTRARGLVLDAFVLYSSGAGVWGSGGQSAYGAANAALDALAERRRAQGLAATSVAWGLWGGGGMGEGAGEEFLSSRGLRAMDPVLAVRALGRALDREDVCVALADMDWPLFAKGFTAFRPSPLIAELPGVREATGADEPDGPADDGLTARLAAAGPAEGYEIVLDAVRRAVATVLGHAGPEDVDPEGAFKDIGFSSLTAGEFAGRLSAATGRKLPPTLVFDYPTAAAVTAHLVALLTPEGPAPQVAGDPEEIRIRTALAALPLSALRESGLLPALLALAPGGEPAYGAPASALQQRSGGGAFDDLRAGIKAGTEADGTAGSDAATAADEVAHIDDLDGDALIELALRDAAA, via the coding sequence ATGGCGAACGAAGACAAGCTCCGCGAGTACCTCAAGCGGACGACGACCGAACTGCACCGCACCAGCGAACGCCTCAAGGAACTACAGGCGCGCGCCCACGAGCCCCTCGCGATCGTCGGCATGGCCTGCCGGTTCCCCGGCGGCGTCGACACCCCGGAAGCCCTCTGGGAACTCGTGTCCTCCGGCACCGACGCCGTGGGCCCCTTCCCCGGTGACCGCGGCTGGGACGTGGACGGCCTCTACGACCCCGACCCCGACGCGGCCGGCCGCACCTACTGCCGAGAAGGCGGCTTCCTGAACGCCGCCGGAGCCTTCGACCCCGCCTTCTTCGGCATCTCGCCCCGCGAGGCGGTCGCGATGGACCCCCAGCAGCGGCTGCTGCTGGAAACCTCCTGGGAAGCCCTGGAACGCGCCGGCATCGACCCCCGCTCCCTGCACGGCAGCCGAACCGGCGTCTTCGTCGGCGCCTGGGACGGCGGCTACACCGCCCACGTCCACGAGCCGTCCGCGCAGCTCGAAGGAGACCTGCTCACCGGCAGCGTCGTCAGCTTCACCTCCGGCCGCATCGCCTACACCCTCGGCCTGGAAGGCCCGGCGGTCACCGTCGACACGGCCTGCTCCTCCTCCCTCGTCGCCCTCCACCAGGCCGCCCAGTCGCTGCGCCGCGGCGAATGCGACCTCGCCCTGGCCGGCGGAGTCACCGTCATGTCCACCCCCGCCGTCTTCGTGCAGTTCTCCCGCCAGCGCGGCGTGTCCGCCGACGGACGGTGCAAGGCCTTCGCCGACGCCGCCGACGGCTTCGGCCCCGGCGAAGGCGCCGGGATCGTCCTCGTGGAACGCCTCTCCGACGCCGTGCGCAAGGGGCACCAGGTGCTCGCCGTCCTGCGCGGCTCGGCGGTGAACCAGGACGGCGCCAGCAACGGCCTCACCGCCCCCAGCAGCGCGGCACAGCAGCGCGTCATCCGTCAGGCACTCGCCGACGCACAGGTCACCGCCGCCGACATCGACGCCGTCGAGGCACACGGCACCGGCACCAAACTGGGTGATCCGATCGAGGTCCACGCCCTCATGGACACCTACGGCAGCGCACACGGCCCCGAACGGCCGCTGTGGCTCGGGTCGCTCAAGTCGAACATCGGCCACACCCAGGCCGCCGCCGGGGTCGCCGGCGTCATCAAGATGGTGATGGCGCTGCGACACGGGACCCTGCCCCGGACCCTGCACATCGACGCACCGTCCTCACAGATCCTCTGGGACTCCGGATCCGTCTCCCTCCTGACGGAGGAGCGGGCATGGCCGGAGGTGGGGCGTCCGCGTCGGGCGGGTGTGTCGTCGTTCGGGGTGAGCGGGACGAACGCGCACGTGATCCTGGAGCAGGCCCCGGCCGCCGAACCGGTCGCGGAAACGGCGGTGCGCGAACTGCCGGTCGTACCGCGCGTCGTGACCGCCCGCTCCAAGGCGGCACTGCGCGCCCGGCAGGACGGGCTGACGGCCCTACCGGACCGCGACCCCGCGCTGCGACCGCTCGACATCGGCTACACCCTGGCCTCCGCGCGTGCCGTGTTCGAGCACCGCGAGGTCACCGTCGGACCGACGGTCGTGGAGGGCGTCGCAGGTTCTACGGGGCGTCGGGTGTTGGTGTTCCCCGGGCAGGGGACGCAGTGGGTGGGGATGGGTGCGGGGCTGCTGGAGTCCTCGCCGGTGTTCGCGGCGCGGTTGCGGGAGTGTGCGGAGGCGTTGGCGCCGTTCGTGGACTTCGATGTGGTCGAGGTGGTGCGGGAGGGCCGTTCGCTGGACCGGGTGGATGTGGTCCAGCCGGTGACGTGGGCGGTGATGGTGTCCCTGGCCGCGCTGTGGCGGTCGCTGGGTGTCGTCCCGGATGCGGTGGTGGGGCATTCGCAGGGCGAGATCGCCGCTGCCGCCGTCTCCGGCGCGTTGTCGTTGGAGGATGCGGCCCGGGTGGTGGCCCTCCGTGCGGCGGTGATCGGGCGGGAGCTGGCCGGGCTGGGCGGGATGGCGTCGATTCCTCTGCCTCTGGTTGAGGTGGAGGCCCGGCTTGCGGGATGGGCGGGGCGGCTGGGTATCGCGGCCGTCAACGGTCCCTCCAGCACGGTCGTGGCGGGTGATGCGGATGCCATCGTGGAGTTCGTGGCCGCTGCGCAGGCGGAGGACATCCGGGCCCGTCAGGTACCGGTCGACTACGCCTCGCACTCCGCGCACGTGGAGCGGATCGAAGCCGAGTTGCTGGAGGTTCTGGGGCCGGTCCGGCCGCAGCGGCCCGAGGTGCCGTTCTACTCGACGGTGACGGGCGGACTGCTGTCCGAGCCGGTGCTGGATGCCGGGTACTGGTACCGGAATCTGCGCAACCCCGTGCGTTTTGAGGAAACGATCCGTTCGTTGGTGGCGAAGGGTTTCGGGACGTTCATCGAGTCGAGTGCCCACCCGGTGCTGACGATGGGGATCCAGGAGACCGCCGATGTCGTGGCGGGTGGTTCGCTGCGCCGTGACGAGGGCGGCCTGGAGCGGTTCCTCGTTTCTGTCGCCGAGCTGTTCGTGCGTGGTGTGGAGGTCGACTGGGCGGCTGTGTTCGAGGGGACGGGTGCCCGTCGGGTGGATCTGCCGACGTATCCGTTCCAGCGTGCGCATTACTGGCTGGAGCCTTCCGCCCCGGCCCACGCGCCTGCTTCTTCTGCCGCCGATGGGGTCGATGCGTGGCGTTACCGTGCCACGTGGAAGGGCCTGGCCGGTGGTTCGGCGTCCCGGCTCGACGGCCGGTGGCTGCTCGTCGTCCCGCACGGTCTGGACGCCGAGCTGGTCGAGGCGGCGGAGGCGGCGCTGGCCCGTCACGGTGCCCGCGCCGAGCGGCTGGCCGTCGACCCGGCCACCGCCACCCGTACCGCACTGGCCGCGCAACTCACCGCCCTCACCACCCACGGCGACGACGCCCCCACCGGCATCCTCTCCCTCCTCGGCGCCGACGAGCGCGCGCACCCCGCCCACGCCGACCTGCCCCTCGCCGCCGTCGGCACCACCCTGCTCGCCCAGGCGGCGGCCGATGCGGGAACCGCCGTCCGTTTGTGGGCCGTCACCCGGGGCGCGGTCGCCGTGGCGCCCGGCGAACTGCCCCGGTCCGCCGGCGCCCAGGTGTGGGGCCTGGGACGGGGCATCGCGCTGGAGCAGCCCCGTCTGTGGGGCGGCCTCGTGGACCTGCCGGAGGACCCCGGCCCCCGGGACTGGGACCGGCTCGTCGCGGCCCTCGCCCGTACCGACGCCGAGGACCAGATGGCCGTACGCCCCTCCGGGACGTACGGGCGCAGGCTCGTCTCCGCGGGTACCGCCCCCGCCCGCCGGGCGTACGCGCCGCGCGGCACCGTCCTGGTCACCGGCGGTACCGGCGCGCTCGGCGCCCACGTCGCGCGCTGGCTCGCCGGAGCCGGCGCCGCCCACCTGGTCCTCACCGGGCGGCGCGGTCCCGACGCGCCGGGAGCCGGCGAACTGGCCGCCGAACTGCGCGCCCTGGGCGCCGAGGTCACCCTCGCGGCCTGCGACGTCTCCGACCGCACCGCGCTCGATGCGCTCCTGGAGGCCCACCCGCCGACCGCCGTCTTCCACACCGCCGGCGTCCCGCACTCCGCGGCCTTCCTGGACACCGGGGCCGAGTCGTTCGCCGAGGTGTACGCGGGCAAGGTCGCGGGCGCCCGCCACCTGGACGAGCTGACCCGCGCGCGAGGGCTCGTACTCGACGCGTTCGTGCTGTACTCCTCCGGCGCCGGCGTCTGGGGCAGCGGCGGCCAGAGCGCCTACGGCGCCGCCAACGCCGCCCTCGACGCGCTCGCCGAGCGGCGCCGCGCCCAGGGCCTCGCCGCGACCTCCGTGGCCTGGGGCCTGTGGGGCGGGGGCGGCATGGGCGAAGGCGCCGGCGAGGAGTTCCTCAGCAGCCGGGGCCTGCGCGCCATGGACCCGGTCCTCGCCGTCCGGGCACTCGGCCGGGCACTCGACCGCGAGGACGTGTGCGTGGCCCTCGCCGACATGGACTGGCCGCTCTTCGCCAAGGGCTTCACCGCCTTCCGGCCCAGCCCCCTCATCGCCGAACTGCCGGGCGTGCGCGAGGCGACGGGCGCCGACGAGCCGGACGGTCCCGCGGACGACGGCCTGACCGCCCGCCTCGCGGCCGCCGGACCGGCCGAGGGGTACGAGATCGTGCTCGACGCGGTGCGCCGCGCCGTCGCGACCGTGCTCGGCCACGCCGGGCCCGAGGACGTCGACCCGGAAGGGGCCTTCAAGGACATCGGGTTCAGTTCCCTCACCGCGGGCGAGTTCGCCGGACGGCTCAGCGCCGCCACCGGGCGCAAGCTGCCCCCGACCCTCGTTTTCGACTACCCGACGGCCGCCGCCGTCACCGCCCACCTGGTCGCACTCCTCACCCCCGAAGGCCCCGCGCCGCAGGTGGCGGGCGACCCCGAGGAGATCCGGATCCGCACAGCGCTGGCGGCCCTGCCGCTGTCCGCGCTCCGCGAGTCCGGCCTGCTCCCGGCCCTGCTCGCGCTCGCCCCGGGGGGCGAACCGGCGTACGGCGCGCCAGCGTCCGCGCTCCAGCAGCGCTCCGGTGGCGGCGCGTTCGATGACCTGAGGGCCGGCATCAAGGCCGGCACCGAGGCCGACGGCACGGCCGGTTCCGACGCCGCCACCGCAGCCGACGAGGTCGCGCACATCGACGACCTCGACGGCGACGCGCTCATCGAGCTGGCCCTGCGCGACGCGGCCGCCTGA